In Monomorium pharaonis isolate MP-MQ-018 chromosome 3, ASM1337386v2, whole genome shotgun sequence, a genomic segment contains:
- the LOC105838835 gene encoding cell division cycle protein 23 homolog has protein sequence MQESMKFNLKEVKTDLLHAIRECSQRGLLHTTKWLAELNYSLKNVELDEHDLTTEIKMDIGEPEDIYHLAKTYFDLKEYDRAAYFTMDCMSPKIRFLHLYSRYLSGEKKKIDDMTDVPPDPLKNETLKYLCADLRSDHLASRLDGYGLYLFGVTLKKLQLTREATDVLVEAIHKEPMHWGAWLELAALITDREKLDSLCLPNHWMKYFFMAHMYLELQLIDEGLALYCQLQSMGFQKNGYVLAQTAIAVHYRRDVDNAIETFKRIIDEDPYCLDNMDTYSNLLYVKEMKVELADLAHRATEIDKYRLETCCIVGNYYSLRADHQKAVMYFHRALKMNPQYLSAWTLLGHEFMEMKNTNGAIHSYRQAIEVNRRDYRAWYGLGQTYEILKMPFYGLYYYKQAQLLRPHDSRMVLALGEAYEKQDKIQDALKCYYKACNVGDIEGMALLKLATLYEKLGEHDHAAAAYTDFVTDEFRSVDRTELSHAYKYLTQYHLKKEQLDQANHYAQKCLQFDETKEEAKVLLRTIAEKRTKVEETSMVVDMNETDPVIEQRSRTDATPSSQLSPMNLSFTPTP, from the exons ATGCAGGAATCTATGAAGTTCAATCTTAAAGAGGTTAAGACAGACCTTTTGCACGCTATACGTGAATGCTCTCAGCGCGGTTTGCTGCACACCACGAAATG GTTAGCGGAATTAAATTACTCCTTGAAGAATGTAGAGCTAGATGAGCACGACCTGACCACGGAGATTAAGATGGATATTGGTGAACCGGAGGATATCTATCACCTGGCTAAGACGTACTTCGATCTGAAGGAGTATGACAGAGCGGCGTATTTCACGATGGACTGCATGAGTCCTAAGATCAGATTTCTACATTTGTATTCGCGATACTTGTCGGGGGAGAAGAAGAAGATAGATGACATGACAGATGTGCCACCGGATCCTCTAAAGAATGAAACCCTGAAATATCTCTGCGCTGATCTGAGATCAGATCATCTGGCGTCGAGACTAGATGGCTATGGGTTATATCTTTTTGGTGTGACGCTGAAAAAGCTGCAGCTTACCAGGGAGGCAACAGACGTTTTAGTGGAGGCTATACATAAAGAGCCGATGCACTGGGGTGCATGGTTAGAGCTGGCTGCGTTAATTACAGACAGAGAGAAACTGGACAGCTTGTGCCTGCCCAATCATTGGATGAAGTATTTCTTTATGGCACACATGTACTTAGAACTGCAGTTGATAGATGAGGGTCTAGCATTATACTGCCAACTGCAGTCGATGGGCTTTCAAAAAAATGGTTACGTTTTAGCTCAAACTGCAATTGCAGTGCATTATAGAAGAG atGTTGATAATGCAATAGAAACTTTCAAGAGAATAATAGATGAAGATCCTTACTGTCTCGATAACATGGATACATATTCAAATCTACTTTATGTGAAAGAGATGAAAGTTGAATTAGCAGATCTGGCGCACAGAGCTACcgagatagataaatatagATTAGAGACTTGTTGTATAGTTG GAAATTATTACAGCTTAAGAGCCGATCATCAAAAAGCAGTGATGTATTTTCACAGAGCTTTAAAAATGAATCCGCAATATTTGTCAGCTTGGACATTGCTAGGTCATGAATTTATGGAAATGAAGAATACCAATGGCGCTATTCATAGTTATAGACAGGCAATCG AGGTTAACAGACGAGACTATAGAGCATGGTATGGTTTGGGTCAGACTTACGAAATCTTGAAAATGCCGTTTTATggactttattattataagcaAGCTCAGCTCTTGAGGCCACACGACAGTAGAATGGTTCTAGCCTTGGGTGAAGCATATGAAAAGCAGGACAAAATTCAAGATGCACTGAAATGTTATTACAAGGCATGCAACGTGGGCGACATAGAAGGAATGGCACTCTTAAAATTAGCAAC GTTGTATGAGAAATTAGGAGAACACGATCATGCAGCAGCAGCTTATACAGATTTTGTGACGGATGAATTTCGAAGTGTTGATAGAACAGAACTGAGTCATGCGTATAAATATCTCACACAATATCACTTAAAAAAAGAGCAATTGGATCAAGCTAATCATTACGCACAGAAATGTCTTCAATTTGATGAAACAAAAGAAGAAGCAAAAGTGCTATTAAGAACTATTGCTGAAAAAAGAACTAAAGTAGAAGAAACTTCCATGGTG gTGGATATGAACGAAACGGATCCTGTAATTGAGCAAAGATCGCGAACAGATGCAACACCAAGTAGTCAATTATCGCCAATGAATCTTTCGTTCACACCTACGCCATAG
- the LOC105838838 gene encoding secretion-regulating guanine nucleotide exchange factor isoform X1, producing MSTYRLISWGANSHSQLGQGLLSEQFILPQEVNLSGCSLRPESIRKIVGGAGHTLILDTNGRVYACGLNNKGQAGSSNVDQENVLRFQRICALEHETVINVWCGWDSSMALTENGELYVWGSNRYGQLGLDPSEFPSISHPHRVSIGERIRNVSMGLRHTAVVTEGCEIYVCGSNNRGQLGLINPKTMEPYVRLGAFTKIVEWTMQGHVEDVACGQYHTIVVTKRQTYNMYVFGDNKHGQLGFFPKTSSETRIFQPICIPLSSIQHDASIQIHTGWSHVNILSNSTIFSWGRNDYGQLGRSFSKPQNGISMGERLQCIEHIPKIVQLSVGSEHNIALTDDGAVLCWGWNEHGNCGNGKTEDILQPEFLSVPSNSVAVLIGAGAGHSFAIIKDTS from the exons atgtCTACATATCGCCTGATTTCATGG GGTGCAAATTCCCACAGTCAATTAGGACAAGGTTTATTATCTGAGCAATTTATTCTACCTCAAGAAGTAAATTTATCTGGATGTTCCCTGAGGCCAGAATCCATAAGGAAAATTGTTGGTGGTGCTGGACACACGCTGATTTTGGATACAAATGGCCGTGTTTATGCCTGTGGATTGAACAACAAAGGGCAAGCTGGAAGCTCTAATGTCGATCAAGAAAATGTTCTAAGATTTCAAAGGATATGTGCTCTTGAACATGAAACAGTGATCAACGTCTGGTGTGGATGGGATAGTTCTATGGCGTTAACGGAAAATGGCGAGTTATATGTATGGGGTTCTAATCGTTATGGACAGTTAGGTCTGGATCCTTCAGAGTTCCCTTCAATATCACATCCTCATAGAGTCTCCATTGGTGAGAGAATAAGGAATGTTTCAATGGGTCTGCGACACACTGCTGTAGTAACGGAGGGTTGTGAGATCTACGTTTGTGGATCGAATAACAGAGGACAATTAGGTTTAATTAATCCAAAAACAATGGAGCCTTACGTTCGCCTTGGTGCCTTCACCAAAA TTGTAGAATGGACAATGCAAGGACATGTGGAGGATGTTGCCTGTGGTCAGTATCATACTATCGTCGTAACAAAAAGGCAAACGTACAATATGTACGTTTTTGGTGACAACAAGCACGGACAGTTGGGATTCTTTCCTAAGACATCTTCTGAAACACGAATATTTCAACCTATATGCATTCCACTTTCCAGTATACAACACGATGCATCGATTCAAATTCATACAGGCTGGAgccatgtaaatattttgagtA ATAGCACTATTTTTTCATGGGGAAGAAATGATTATGGCCAATTGGGCCGTTCTTTTTCGAAGCCACAAAATGGAATTTCTATGGGAGAGAGACTTCAATGTATTGAACACATTCCGAAGATTGTTCAGCTTTCAGTTGGATCGGAGCATAATATTGCTTTAACAG atgATGGAGCAGTGTTATGTTGGGGCTGGAACGAGCATGGAAATTGCGGTAATGGAAAAACGGAGGACATACTGCAGCCAGAATTTCTTTCAGTTCCATCCAATTCCGTTGCCGTTCTCATTGGTGCTGGTGCAGGACATTCATTTGCTATAATAAAAGACACTAGCTAG
- the LOC105838838 gene encoding probable E3 ubiquitin-protein ligase HERC3 isoform X2, translating to MSTYRLISWGANSHSQLGQGLLSEQFILPQEVNLSGCSLRPESIRKIVGGAGHTLILDTNGRVYACGLNNKGQAGSSNVDQENVLRFQRICALEHETVINVWCGWDSSMALTENGELYVWGSNRYGQLGLDPSEFPSISHPHRVSIVVEWTMQGHVEDVACGQYHTIVVTKRQTYNMYVFGDNKHGQLGFFPKTSSETRIFQPICIPLSSIQHDASIQIHTGWSHVNILSNSTIFSWGRNDYGQLGRSFSKPQNGISMGERLQCIEHIPKIVQLSVGSEHNIALTDDGAVLCWGWNEHGNCGNGKTEDILQPEFLSVPSNSVAVLIGAGAGHSFAIIKDTS from the exons atgtCTACATATCGCCTGATTTCATGG GGTGCAAATTCCCACAGTCAATTAGGACAAGGTTTATTATCTGAGCAATTTATTCTACCTCAAGAAGTAAATTTATCTGGATGTTCCCTGAGGCCAGAATCCATAAGGAAAATTGTTGGTGGTGCTGGACACACGCTGATTTTGGATACAAATGGCCGTGTTTATGCCTGTGGATTGAACAACAAAGGGCAAGCTGGAAGCTCTAATGTCGATCAAGAAAATGTTCTAAGATTTCAAAGGATATGTGCTCTTGAACATGAAACAGTGATCAACGTCTGGTGTGGATGGGATAGTTCTATGGCGTTAACGGAAAATGGCGAGTTATATGTATGGGGTTCTAATCGTTATGGACAGTTAGGTCTGGATCCTTCAGAGTTCCCTTCAATATCACATCCTCATAGAGTCTCCATTG TTGTAGAATGGACAATGCAAGGACATGTGGAGGATGTTGCCTGTGGTCAGTATCATACTATCGTCGTAACAAAAAGGCAAACGTACAATATGTACGTTTTTGGTGACAACAAGCACGGACAGTTGGGATTCTTTCCTAAGACATCTTCTGAAACACGAATATTTCAACCTATATGCATTCCACTTTCCAGTATACAACACGATGCATCGATTCAAATTCATACAGGCTGGAgccatgtaaatattttgagtA ATAGCACTATTTTTTCATGGGGAAGAAATGATTATGGCCAATTGGGCCGTTCTTTTTCGAAGCCACAAAATGGAATTTCTATGGGAGAGAGACTTCAATGTATTGAACACATTCCGAAGATTGTTCAGCTTTCAGTTGGATCGGAGCATAATATTGCTTTAACAG atgATGGAGCAGTGTTATGTTGGGGCTGGAACGAGCATGGAAATTGCGGTAATGGAAAAACGGAGGACATACTGCAGCCAGAATTTCTTTCAGTTCCATCCAATTCCGTTGCCGTTCTCATTGGTGCTGGTGCAGGACATTCATTTGCTATAATAAAAGACACTAGCTAG
- the LOC105838838 gene encoding X-linked retinitis pigmentosa GTPase regulator isoform X3, producing the protein MSTYRLISWGANSHSQLGQGLLSEQFILPQEVNLSGCSLRPESIRKIVGGAGHTLILDTNGRVYACGLNNKGQAGSSNVDQENVLRFQRICALEHETVINVWCGWDSSMALTENGELYVWGSNRYGQLGLDPSEFPSISHPHRVSIGERIRNVSMGLRHTAVVTEGCEIYVCGSNNRGQLGLINPKTMEPYVRLGAFTKIVEWTMQGHVEDVACGQYHTIVVTKRQTYNMYVFGDNKHGQLGFFPKTSSETRIFQPICIPLSSIQHDASIQIHTGWSHVNILSKMIMANWAVLFRSHKMEFLWERDFNVLNTFRRLFSFQLDRSIILL; encoded by the exons atgtCTACATATCGCCTGATTTCATGG GGTGCAAATTCCCACAGTCAATTAGGACAAGGTTTATTATCTGAGCAATTTATTCTACCTCAAGAAGTAAATTTATCTGGATGTTCCCTGAGGCCAGAATCCATAAGGAAAATTGTTGGTGGTGCTGGACACACGCTGATTTTGGATACAAATGGCCGTGTTTATGCCTGTGGATTGAACAACAAAGGGCAAGCTGGAAGCTCTAATGTCGATCAAGAAAATGTTCTAAGATTTCAAAGGATATGTGCTCTTGAACATGAAACAGTGATCAACGTCTGGTGTGGATGGGATAGTTCTATGGCGTTAACGGAAAATGGCGAGTTATATGTATGGGGTTCTAATCGTTATGGACAGTTAGGTCTGGATCCTTCAGAGTTCCCTTCAATATCACATCCTCATAGAGTCTCCATTGGTGAGAGAATAAGGAATGTTTCAATGGGTCTGCGACACACTGCTGTAGTAACGGAGGGTTGTGAGATCTACGTTTGTGGATCGAATAACAGAGGACAATTAGGTTTAATTAATCCAAAAACAATGGAGCCTTACGTTCGCCTTGGTGCCTTCACCAAAA TTGTAGAATGGACAATGCAAGGACATGTGGAGGATGTTGCCTGTGGTCAGTATCATACTATCGTCGTAACAAAAAGGCAAACGTACAATATGTACGTTTTTGGTGACAACAAGCACGGACAGTTGGGATTCTTTCCTAAGACATCTTCTGAAACACGAATATTTCAACCTATATGCATTCCACTTTCCAGTATACAACACGATGCATCGATTCAAATTCATACAGGCTGGAgccatgtaaatattttgagtA AAATGATTATGGCCAATTGGGCCGTTCTTTTTCGAAGCCACAAAATGGAATTTCTATGGGAGAGAGACTTCAATGTATTGAACACATTCCGAAGATTGTTCAGCTTTCAGTTGGATCGGAGCATAATATTGCTTTAA
- the LOC105838839 gene encoding protein FAM92A-A isoform X1, translating to MLRARSQSTLYEQEAKFVQDRITGVEKHFAELCTIFAAFTRKAARLRDKSDELAKIIQTYADSEIINRSLSTGLVNFSATLSVIGDYRDAEVQRLDAKVIVPLSQYATICKHAREDVKNTFAARDRELTRRRHLDKVRERNPRNRQMISQAESELTKASIEVSRVVKGLEEQIDSFERRKLHDIKSILLDFVTVELSFHTKALELLTKAYQDVAAIDEIKDIEDFQNARGEMNGDFRDTMRVPDSVARLDTVGRTSFRQAYSLTNLATRFASSPVASQKLIKDRGTESADSIRTALTNSSESVQVEEYPDSTEETESESIQEKPVRTRQRSM from the exons ATGCTTCGAGCGCGCTCGCAAAGCACCTTGTA CGAGCAGGAAGCAAAGTTTGTACAAGACCGCATAACGGGCGTGGAGAAACACTTCGCTGAACTATGCACGATATTTGCGGCGTTCACCAGAAAAGCTGCCAG ATTGCGCGATAAAAGCGACGAGCTGgctaaaataatacaaacttATGCAGACTCGGAAATCATAAATCGATCACTGAGTACTGGACTCGTAAATTTTTCCGCAACGTTATCGGTTATCGGCGATTATAG AGATGCAGAAGTACAAAGATTGGATGCTAAAGTGATTGTACCTCTTTCACAATATGCAACAATTTGCAAGCATGCTCGCGAAGAtgtgaaaaatacttttgcaGCACGCGATAGAGAACTTACGAGACGAAGACATTTAGACAAGGTTCGAGAAAGAAATCCCAGAAACCGTCAAATGATA tCGCAAGCCGAATCGGAACTCACAAAAGCATCCATTGAAGTATCCCGAGTGGTAAAAGGACTAGAGGAACAGATCGACTCATTTGAACGACGAAAGTTACACGATATTAAATCTATACTTTTAGATTTTGTCACCGTCGAATTGAGTTTTCACACAAAGGCCCTTGAACTTTTGACCAAAGCATATCAAGATGTTGCAGCTATTGACGAAATTAAAGATATCGAG GACTTTCAAAACGCGAGAGGAGAGATGAATGGG GATTTTCGAGACACAATGCGAGTTCCCGATTCTGTTGCAAGATTGGACACGGTAGGCAGAACTTCGTTTCGACAAGCTTACTCTTTAACAAACCTGGCCACTCGATTCGCATCGTCACCCGTGGCGTCGCAGAAATTGATTAAGGATCGAGGAACCGAATCTGCG GATTCCATACGGACCGCATTGACAAATTCTTCCGAGTCGGTTCAAGTCGAAGAATATCCGGACAGCACAGAAGAGACGGAGTCGGAATCGATTCAAGAGAAGCCTGTGAGAACTAGGCAAAGATCTATGTAG
- the LOC105838839 gene encoding protein FAM92A isoform X2: protein MLRARSQSTLYEQEAKFVQDRITGVEKHFAELCTIFAAFTRKAARDAEVQRLDAKVIVPLSQYATICKHAREDVKNTFAARDRELTRRRHLDKVRERNPRNRQMISQAESELTKASIEVSRVVKGLEEQIDSFERRKLHDIKSILLDFVTVELSFHTKALELLTKAYQDVAAIDEIKDIEDFQNARGEMNGDFRDTMRVPDSVARLDTVGRTSFRQAYSLTNLATRFASSPVASQKLIKDRGTESADSIRTALTNSSESVQVEEYPDSTEETESESIQEKPVRTRQRSM from the exons ATGCTTCGAGCGCGCTCGCAAAGCACCTTGTA CGAGCAGGAAGCAAAGTTTGTACAAGACCGCATAACGGGCGTGGAGAAACACTTCGCTGAACTATGCACGATATTTGCGGCGTTCACCAGAAAAGCTGCCAG AGATGCAGAAGTACAAAGATTGGATGCTAAAGTGATTGTACCTCTTTCACAATATGCAACAATTTGCAAGCATGCTCGCGAAGAtgtgaaaaatacttttgcaGCACGCGATAGAGAACTTACGAGACGAAGACATTTAGACAAGGTTCGAGAAAGAAATCCCAGAAACCGTCAAATGATA tCGCAAGCCGAATCGGAACTCACAAAAGCATCCATTGAAGTATCCCGAGTGGTAAAAGGACTAGAGGAACAGATCGACTCATTTGAACGACGAAAGTTACACGATATTAAATCTATACTTTTAGATTTTGTCACCGTCGAATTGAGTTTTCACACAAAGGCCCTTGAACTTTTGACCAAAGCATATCAAGATGTTGCAGCTATTGACGAAATTAAAGATATCGAG GACTTTCAAAACGCGAGAGGAGAGATGAATGGG GATTTTCGAGACACAATGCGAGTTCCCGATTCTGTTGCAAGATTGGACACGGTAGGCAGAACTTCGTTTCGACAAGCTTACTCTTTAACAAACCTGGCCACTCGATTCGCATCGTCACCCGTGGCGTCGCAGAAATTGATTAAGGATCGAGGAACCGAATCTGCG GATTCCATACGGACCGCATTGACAAATTCTTCCGAGTCGGTTCAAGTCGAAGAATATCCGGACAGCACAGAAGAGACGGAGTCGGAATCGATTCAAGAGAAGCCTGTGAGAACTAGGCAAAGATCTATGTAG
- the LOC105838840 gene encoding heat shock factor-binding protein 1 isoform X2 produces MADIKQEHKGEDVDSYGMGNSADPKNMQELTQYVQTLLQNMQDKFQTMSDQIIGRIDEMGNRIDDLEKNIADLMTQAGVEGADK; encoded by the exons ATGGCCGATATCAAGCAGGAGCACAAGGGCGAGGACGTCGACAGCTACGGCATGGGCAACAGCGCCGACCCGAAGAACATGCAGGAGCTAACGCAATAC GTGCAAACGCTGTTGCAGAACATGCAGGACAAGTTTCAAACCATGTCCGACCAGATTATCGGAAGAA TAGATGAAATGGGCAACAGAATAGACGACTTGGAAAAGAATATTGCAGACCTAATGACACAAGCAGGGGTCGAAGGAGCTGATAAATAA
- the LOC105838840 gene encoding heat shock factor-binding protein 1-like protein 1 isoform X1, with translation MADIKQEHKGEDVDSYGMGNSADPKNMQELTQYVSPRIYAQDDDDASGDDPSRRDPDATLTPLQVQTLLQNMQDKFQTMSDQIIGRIDEMGNRIDDLEKNIADLMTQAGVEGADK, from the exons ATGGCCGATATCAAGCAGGAGCACAAGGGCGAGGACGTCGACAGCTACGGCATGGGCAACAGCGCCGACCCGAAGAACATGCAGGAGCTAACGCAATACGTGAGTCCGCGTATTTACGCACAGGATGACGATGACGCATCCGGGGACGATCCGTCGCGACGCGACCCTGACGCTACGTTGACTCCTTTGCAGGTGCAAACGCTGTTGCAGAACATGCAGGACAAGTTTCAAACCATGTCCGACCAGATTATCGGAAGAA TAGATGAAATGGGCAACAGAATAGACGACTTGGAAAAGAATATTGCAGACCTAATGACACAAGCAGGGGTCGAAGGAGCTGATAAATAA
- the LOC105838836 gene encoding phospholipase A2 group XV isoform X1 yields the protein MHLAALLSAIIVLLLAARPVTSAPWYTKTNQVSPVILVPGNGGSQVEAKIDKPSVVHYICEKKSNDYFSLWLNMELLVPVVIDCFIDNLKLQYDNVTRTTSNQPGVETRVPGWGDPFVVEYIDPSRASPGSYFKDIGNMLVNDLGYVRNLSLRGAPYDFRKGPSENEEFFARLKVLVEKTYVMNNNTPVTLLAHSMGGPMSLIMLQRQSQKWKDKYINALITLGAVWAGSVKAIKVFAIGDDLGTYFLSESILKNEQITNPSLGWLLPSKLFWKDTEILVQSDQKNYTLNDLQQYFKDIDVPNAWEFRKDNEKYQLDFTAPGVEVHCLYGSKVDTVEKLYYKGKSVSGYPQLIVGDGDGTVNLKSLEACTHWQKSQKQKIYNKSFPGVDHTEILRNNDALAYIKTFLKV from the exons ATGCACCTGGCGGCTCTCCTGAGCGCGATAATCGTTCTCTTACTCGCCGCGCGACCGGTGACATCCGCGCCCTGGTACACTAAAACAAACCAAGTATCACCTGTTATTTTGG TTCCAGGTAATGGCGGCAGCCAGGTCGAGGCTAAGATTGACAAGCCGTCGGTGGTGCATTACATCTGCGAAAAAAAGTCCAACGATTACTTTAGCCTATGGCTGAACATGGAACTGCTTGTACCTGTTGTGATAGACTGCTTT atcgataatcttaaattacaATACGATAATGTGACGAGAACTACCAGTAATCAGCCTGGAGTGGAAACAAGAGTACCAGGATGGGGTGATCCATTTGTAGTTGAATACATAGATCCCAGCAGGGCCTCGCCAGGCTCGTACTTCAAGGACATTGGCAATATGCTTGTGAACGACTTGGGATATGTTAGAAACCTATCACTGCGCGGCGCACCTTACGACTTCAGAAAGGGACCTA GCGAGAATGAAGAATTCTTTGCCAGGCTGAAAGTTCTGGTGGAGAAAACGTatgtaatgaataataatacgcCAGTGACATTACTGGCTCACAGCATGGGTGGTCCTATGAGTCTCATAATGTTACAGCGTCAGAGTCAAAAGTGGAAGGACAAATACATAAATGCTCTAATCACGCTTGGTGCTGTATGGGCAGGATCTGTCAAGGCTATCAAAGTATTTGCCATTG GAGATGACTTAGGCACATATTTTCTTAGtgaaagtatattaaaaaacgaacAGATAACAAATCCAAGTTTGGGATGGTTGTTACCGTCAAAACTATTTTGGAAAGACACAGAGATTTTAGTACAATCAGACCAGAAAAATTATACGTTGAATGATttacaacaatattttaa AGACATAGATGTTCCTAACGCTTGGGAGTTCAGAAAAGACAATGAGAAATACCAATTAGATTTTACAGCACCAGGTGTCGAAGTACATTGTTTATATGGTAGCAAAGTGGACACTGTAGAAaa attatattataaaggtAAGAGTGTAAGTGGTTATCCACAATTAATAGTTGGGGATGGCGATGGAACTGTGAATCTAAAGAGTTTGGAAGCATGTACACATTGGCAGAAGtcacaaaaacaaaaaatttataataaaagttttcctGGAGTTGATCACACTGAAATCTTGAGAAATAATGACGCTTTAGCATACATTAAGACATTTCTAAAAGTGTAA
- the LOC105838836 gene encoding phospholipase A2 group XV isoform X2: MILQFQIDNLKLQYDNVTRTTSNQPGVETRVPGWGDPFVVEYIDPSRASPGSYFKDIGNMLVNDLGYVRNLSLRGAPYDFRKGPSENEEFFARLKVLVEKTYVMNNNTPVTLLAHSMGGPMSLIMLQRQSQKWKDKYINALITLGAVWAGSVKAIKVFAIGDDLGTYFLSESILKNEQITNPSLGWLLPSKLFWKDTEILVQSDQKNYTLNDLQQYFKDIDVPNAWEFRKDNEKYQLDFTAPGVEVHCLYGSKVDTVEKLYYKGKSVSGYPQLIVGDGDGTVNLKSLEACTHWQKSQKQKIYNKSFPGVDHTEILRNNDALAYIKTFLKV; the protein is encoded by the exons ATGATATTACAGTTCCAG atcgataatcttaaattacaATACGATAATGTGACGAGAACTACCAGTAATCAGCCTGGAGTGGAAACAAGAGTACCAGGATGGGGTGATCCATTTGTAGTTGAATACATAGATCCCAGCAGGGCCTCGCCAGGCTCGTACTTCAAGGACATTGGCAATATGCTTGTGAACGACTTGGGATATGTTAGAAACCTATCACTGCGCGGCGCACCTTACGACTTCAGAAAGGGACCTA GCGAGAATGAAGAATTCTTTGCCAGGCTGAAAGTTCTGGTGGAGAAAACGTatgtaatgaataataatacgcCAGTGACATTACTGGCTCACAGCATGGGTGGTCCTATGAGTCTCATAATGTTACAGCGTCAGAGTCAAAAGTGGAAGGACAAATACATAAATGCTCTAATCACGCTTGGTGCTGTATGGGCAGGATCTGTCAAGGCTATCAAAGTATTTGCCATTG GAGATGACTTAGGCACATATTTTCTTAGtgaaagtatattaaaaaacgaacAGATAACAAATCCAAGTTTGGGATGGTTGTTACCGTCAAAACTATTTTGGAAAGACACAGAGATTTTAGTACAATCAGACCAGAAAAATTATACGTTGAATGATttacaacaatattttaa AGACATAGATGTTCCTAACGCTTGGGAGTTCAGAAAAGACAATGAGAAATACCAATTAGATTTTACAGCACCAGGTGTCGAAGTACATTGTTTATATGGTAGCAAAGTGGACACTGTAGAAaa attatattataaaggtAAGAGTGTAAGTGGTTATCCACAATTAATAGTTGGGGATGGCGATGGAACTGTGAATCTAAAGAGTTTGGAAGCATGTACACATTGGCAGAAGtcacaaaaacaaaaaatttataataaaagttttcctGGAGTTGATCACACTGAAATCTTGAGAAATAATGACGCTTTAGCATACATTAAGACATTTCTAAAAGTGTAA